In one Siniperca chuatsi isolate FFG_IHB_CAS linkage group LG14, ASM2008510v1, whole genome shotgun sequence genomic region, the following are encoded:
- the LOC122888000 gene encoding claudin-4-like isoform X1: MASQGLQIMGVLLAFIGWLGTIITCATPMWRVTAFVGVNIVTAQVIWEGLWMNCVVQSTGQMQCKVYDSMLALPQDLQAARAMVVISVIVGVFGILMAVVGGKCTNCMEDEVAKAKACIVSGVIFIIAALLIMIPVSWSAHAVISDFYNPLVIEAQRRELGAALYIGWCSAGLLLLGGGLLCNNCPPQDGRPYIPAKFAPARTASSNVNYV; this comes from the coding sequence ATGGCTTCTCAGGGCCTCCAGATCATGGGTGTGCTGCTGGCCTTCATCGGCTGGCTGGGCACCATCATAACCTGCGCTACTCCCATGTGGAGAGTCACTGCTTTTGTTGGGGTGAACATCGTCACCGCCCAAGTGATCTGGGAAGGCTTGTGGATGAACTGCGTGGTCCAGAGCACGGGCCAGATGCAGTGTAAGGTGTATGACTCCATGCTGGCTTTACCTCAAGACCTGCAGGCCGCCAGGGCCATGGTGGTCATCTCTGTGATCGTCGGGGTGTTTGGCATCCTCATGGCCGTGGTTGGAGGAAAGTGCACTAACTGCATGGAGGACGAAGTGGCCAAAGCTAAAGCCTGCATCGTGTCCGGAGTGATCTTCATAATAGCCGCCTTGCTGATCATGATCCCAGTGTCGTGGTCAGCTCATGCAGTGATCAGCGACTTTTATAACCCCCTGGTGATTGAGGCTCAGCGGAGGGAGCTCGGGGCTGCACTTTACATCGGCTGGTGCTCCgctgggctgctgctgctgggaggaGGCCTGCTCTGCAACAACTGCCCCCCACAAGATGGCAGACCCTACATACCTGCCAAGTTCGCACCTGCAAGAACAGCATCTTCAAACGTGAactatgtgtga
- the LOC122888000 gene encoding claudin-4-like isoform X2, with product MVSAGLQILGAALGILGWIGAILVCALPMWKVTAFIGSNIVTSQVSWEGIWMSCVVQSTGQMQCKVYDSMLALSSDLQAARALTIIAIVVGILAILLSVAGGQCTNCVEDQSSKAKVGIASGVMFIAAGILCLVPVCWTANTIIRDFYNPLLMSAQKRDGVRMASQGLQIMGVLLAFIGWLGTIITCATPMWRVTAFVGVNIVTAQVIWEGLWMNCVVQSTGQMQCKVYDSMLALPQDLQAARAMVVISVIVGVFGILMAVVGGKCTNCMEDEVAKAKACIVSGVIFIIAALLIMIPVSWSAHAVISDFYNPLVIEAQRRELGAALYIGWCSAGLLLLGGGLLCNNCPPQDGRPYIPAKFAPARTASSNVNYV from the exons ATGGTGTCTGCTGGGTTACAAATTCTGGGTGCTGCTCTGGGGATCCTGGGCTGGATTGGAGCCATCCTTGTGTGCGCCCTTCCCATGTGGAAAGTCACTGCTTTTATCGGCAGTAACATCGTCACCTCGCAGGTCTCCTGGGAAGGTATTTGGATGAGCTGCGTGGTCCAGAGCACAGGCCAGATGCAATGTAAGGTCTACGACTCCATGCTGGCCCTCAGCTCTGACCTCCAGGCTGCCCGGGCCCTGACCATCATTGCCATCGTGGTGGGCATCCTGGCTATCCTGCTCTCTGTAGCCGGGGGGCAATGCACCAACTGTGTGGAGGATCAGTCGTCCAAGGCCAAGGTGGGCATTGCATCTGGAGTTATGTTCATCGCAGCTGGGATCCTCTGCCTCGTCCCTGTCTGCTGGACGGCCAACACCATCATCCGAGACTTCTACAATCCGCTGCTGATGAGTGCCCAGAAGAGAGA TGGTGTAAGAATGGCTTCTCAGGGCCTCCAGATCATGGGTGTGCTGCTGGCCTTCATCGGCTGGCTGGGCACCATCATAACCTGCGCTACTCCCATGTGGAGAGTCACTGCTTTTGTTGGGGTGAACATCGTCACCGCCCAAGTGATCTGGGAAGGCTTGTGGATGAACTGCGTGGTCCAGAGCACGGGCCAGATGCAGTGTAAGGTGTATGACTCCATGCTGGCTTTACCTCAAGACCTGCAGGCCGCCAGGGCCATGGTGGTCATCTCTGTGATCGTCGGGGTGTTTGGCATCCTCATGGCCGTGGTTGGAGGAAAGTGCACTAACTGCATGGAGGACGAAGTGGCCAAAGCTAAAGCCTGCATCGTGTCCGGAGTGATCTTCATAATAGCCGCCTTGCTGATCATGATCCCAGTGTCGTGGTCAGCTCATGCAGTGATCAGCGACTTTTATAACCCCCTGGTGATTGAGGCTCAGCGGAGGGAGCTCGGGGCTGCACTTTACATCGGCTGGTGCTCCgctgggctgctgctgctgggaggaGGCCTGCTCTGCAACAACTGCCCCCCACAAGATGGCAGACCCTACATACCTGCCAAGTTCGCACCTGCAAGAACAGCATCTTCAAACGTGAactatgtgtga